A region from the Neomonachus schauinslandi chromosome 2, ASM220157v2, whole genome shotgun sequence genome encodes:
- the MRFAP1 gene encoding MORF4 family-associated protein 1 yields MRPLDIVELAEPEEVEVLEPEEDFEQFLLPVINEMREDIAALTREHGRAYMRNRSKLWEMDNMLIQIKTQVEASEESALNHLQNPSDGVEGRAAKRCEKAEEKAKEIAKMAEMLVELVRRIERSESS; encoded by the coding sequence ATGCGGCCCTTGGACATCGTCGAGCTGGCGGAGCCGGAGGAGGTGGAAGTGCTGGAGCCCGAGGAGGATTTCGAGCAGTTCCTGCTTCCAGTCATCAACGAGATGCGGGAGGACATCGCGGCCCTCACCCGGGAGCACGGGAGAGCCTACATGCGGAACAGGAGCAAGCTCTGGGAGATGGACAATATGCTCATCCAAATCAAGACGCAGGTGGAGGCCTCGGAGGAGAGCGCCCTGAACCACCTGCAGAACCCCAGCgatggggtggagggcagagcgGCCAAGAGGTGCGAGAAGGCCGAGGAGAAGGCCAAGGAGATCGCGAAGATGGCAGAGATGTTGGTGGAGCTGGTGCGGCGGATAGAGAGAAGCGAGTCGTCCTGA